The Oncorhynchus mykiss isolate Arlee chromosome 20, USDA_OmykA_1.1, whole genome shotgun sequence genomic sequence CGGGGATGCTCCTCAGGGGGTTCTTGGCCAGGCTCAGTTCCTCCACCACTCTCAGCTTGCTCATGGCCAGGCCAGGATAGGTGGACAGCCTGTTCCTGTCCAGGTGCAGGATGGCCAGGTTCTCCACATCGTCCAGAGAGCCCGGCTGCAGCGAGTTCATCTCATTGCCACTCATGTGCAGCCAGCGCAGGTCTTTGGCTCCGGCGAAGGTGCCTGGCTTGATGTCACGCAGCTTGTTGTCATTGAGCTGCAGGATGAACAGGTTGATCATGGGTGAGAAGATTCCCTTGGGCAGGTCGCTGATGCGGTTGCCATCCAGGTAGAGGTAAGTGAGCTCGGTGAGGTCCTCGAAGGCACCTGGCTTGATGCTGGTGATCTCGTTGTTGGACAGGTAGAGGTAGATTAGCTTTTTGAGTCCCTTGAAGGCCTGGCCGCCAATCTCATGGAGCTGGCAGTGCTGCATGTGCAACGAGATGAGACCCTTGCTGCTGGCGAAGGAGCCAGTGGGCAGGCTGCCCAGGTTGTTCCTTTGCAGGTTGAGCAGACGGGTGGCCTCGGACACCTGCGGGATCTTCTTCAGCCCCACGTTGTCACAGATGACATGCTGCAGGTCCCCATGGCAGTGACACTGAGCCGGGCACTGGCTGGGGGCGCCCCAAACAGCCGGGCCGAGGACCAGCAGGCAAGTCCCCACCAACAGGAAGCTCACACACGGCATACTGACGCCACTACTCTGCTCAGTCTCTCCACCTGGTCTGTCTTCTGTCTTCTTGAGAGCTTCTTCTTACTGCTTGACAGGCACTCTAAGCTAGAAATTCCTCCAGAAAGCCTcagggagatagaaagagagagcagaaggaTTCAGAGAGGGAAGGCAAGAGGTGAATGGTGtgaaagagggggagagtgagagtggACGTGACTGAGAGAGGAGGGCAGTGCAAAAAAGATTCACTCCGGGCTTTGAGAGGATGGAACGGCAGTCAACAGAACACAGCACTATTTATAACATTTATTTAAGGAAAAAATTGAGAAGGGCTTGCCAGGGTGTTACGTGGAGACCGCGGGGCTGCAAGAGGAAGTCAAGTGTCTATGACAGTTTAACCCTGCACATGCAGGAGGACAGGTCGGGATCTTCCACTGACCATAGTCAGTCAATTTTACTAACTTCTGGTTAAACTTTGTAAAAAGCTTTCAGATCTTCTGCATGAGACATTTAAGCAAATAGTTTGTGTGCGTGCATACTTTTCTGTTGCTTGATATGTTAAGCACGCAAACAATCTCTAGTTAATACTTGGTCATTTTAGTAATATAAGCAGAACAATTGTGTAAACATTGCACTCTCAAGAAGAAATCAAATACAGTGTCTTGGTGGTTCAGGCACTTTTGACTGCCACTATACAGTCGCAATGGTCTGTATACCTGTACAGGTTACCAGGGTTTTTGTTGGGTAGATAAGGAGCCCTCCACTGGTCGTGGTCATTGTCAGTCATTTCTAAAATATTTGCCTGAGTGAGTTAGTGAGTGTGCAGTCAGACGGCAGGTAAGAGGTTAAGGTGGCAGTGTTTAGGGTTCCAGATGTCTATTGTTTTTCAGTCTGTGGTCGGAGGAAAAGGAGCCCGTAATCGTCCCCAGATGGTTGGCAAGAGGCTGGACTCCTTTTCAATTCACAACAATGGGTGCGTTTATGAATCCGATGGACACTCTCATGATAAGTGAAATCTTGAGTTTACTCAACAAATCTAGCGGTTTATCGGGAACATCTTTCTCCTGGCTGTCCAAGTGAATTTCTCACCGTCCCCATCCCCAAACAGCTCCTGCAATGCTTCTTTGTTCACCAGTCATGATCCTAATCAGCCACTCTATCACTACTGGACTTACACCTGTGAGTTGAACATTTCACCCCCAGAGGGATGGGCTCATGTGGCAGCAGATCAATCATCTAGCAAGCGCTTCAAAGGCTGTTACCGATGGTGACTCTGTTGGTCCAGATGCCAAGTTTTTGTGTTCACTTCACTCTATTTACAAGTTGACCTAGTTAAAATGTGTCAATTTAAAAGCAGTTATCAAGAAAAGGTTATCAGGAAGACTCACTCAGGGATGTAAACAGTGACACCTCACTGAGCTCCCATGCCCTGGCCTGCTGATTCCCCTCCTGCTCTTAGCTGACTCAGCTGGGCCCGGTGTGTGAACTGTGAAGTGCAGCGCTGACAGGGAACTCTCCACCAGACAGTGGGCACTGGCATACAGGCATCCTTTTCCATGCCCCTCAGTCACCTTATCCGACTACCTCTGCAAATAATATCACTTTTGACAGGGTTGTAGATAGTCATGAATAGTggtgtggtgatactgtatgtttaaTTGTGTGGTTTATTTTTTGATTGACAGATTGTCTATGGAACTATGGAGAACAGACCCGTGACATTCTGTGGCTTCCCATGAGACAACTTGGTGAGAAAGTCACAAACTTGGATGCATTACCAATAACTTAGAGGTACGTCTCATCCATCTGAGTCAATTTATGTGCATATGTTTGAATTTCTTAAACTTAAATATACTTCTTGTATATTGTAAAGTTGTATTGTCACGTGCAcgagtacagtgaaatgcctttcttcaaAGCTATGTCTATTAAGCATGCCTACACATGTACATGTCTTATCCACAAACATAGAACTGCTGAGAGCATGATTTTATTACCATGTGGTAAATGAttgcagtagagtagagtagacccTAACCCTGTTGTTCTTACCACTGCTGTTTCTCAGGCTAAGGTAGTTGACCCTGGCTCTGGAGAGCTCAAGCCTCTCCAGGGACTACTGTATGATGCTGGAGTACTGGGAAGGCCGTTGCCAAGACAGACGAGTGCATCACCAAAGAATCAAGGCCATTGTGTTGAGCTCAATTGTACCAACATTTTTGCAGAACCCGTTGGACCAATGTTATGTTTTAGCAGGCACAGGTTAACAGGAAAGGGAGGCCATGTACAGCAAAGTGCCTTACACAGCACCGTCAGCTAAACACTGACAGCCAAATGATTTTGCACTATTTTTAGGACCAACCCTGATTATCTTGTGACAGCCTTGAAAATCACCTCATCAATCTGTGACTGTGACAAGCTGCTTTTTACACCAAATAAAGGTTTTACACTTTTTTAGCCATGTTACCAAATCTCTAGGGACCAAGAGTTGAGAGTTGAAGGACCTCTACCTGCctttttacagtgcattcggaaagtattcagaccctttcactttCTCCTAATGCtaatcttattctaaaatgtattaaatcgtttttttctacacacaataccccataatgacaaagcaaaaacaggtttcaagaaatgttagcaaatgtataaaaaaaaacttaaatattacatttacataagtattcagactctctACTCTACTTTGtcgaagaacctttggcagcgattgcagcctcgagtcttattgggtatgacgctacaagcttgacacacctgtatttggggagtttctcccattcttccccaCAGAACTATGCTTCACCGTTAcagatggtattggccaggtgatgagctgtgcctggtttcctccagacatgacgcttggcattcaaggccaaagggttcaatcttggttttgtcagaccagagaatcttgttactcatggtctgagagtcatttaggtaacttttggcaaactccaagcgggctgtcatgtgccttttactgaggagaggcttccttctggccaccaTTAAGGCTTCCTTCTACCATTCAGCATGGCTTCCTTCGACCATTaaggcctgactggtggagtgctaCAAAGATGAttgaccttctggaaggttctcctatctccacagaggaactctgcttctctgtcagagtgaccatcgggtccttggtcacctccctgaccaaggccctactccccaattgctcagtttggccgggtggccagccctaggaagaatcttggtggttccaaaccacttccatttcagaatgatggaggccactgtgttcttgggaccttcaatgctacagaaatgtttggtacccttccccagatctgtgcctcgacacaatcctgtctctgaggtctacagacaattccttagacctcaaaggcttgtttttttctctgacatgcactgacaactgtgggaccttgtatagacaggtgtgtgcctttccaaatcatgtccaatcaatttaatttaccttaggtggactccaatcaagtctcatagcaaagggtctgaataccttctaaAGAACCTGTTCtcactttggcattatgggtattgtgtgtagactaatccattttagaataaggctgtaacaaaatgtgaaaaaagtgaagggatctaaatattttcttaaaataAAACAAACTGCACCATTAAATGTCAGGCGTAGGTGTATGTTTTTATTGGGAGGACAGACGTTTTTTGCTTTTCCATTGATCTCAGTGGAAGGTGGACGGCTGTTAAGCCTGTGGGACACCTCTCGAACATTCCTATAGAGGCATGCAGACATACAGCTGGTTAGGATTTCCTCTCAGGTTCATTTTTTCCACAATACATATGCTCTGCACATGACACTTGTCTGAGTCAGGTCTGCAATTCTTCTAGATGAGAGACCCAGACCCTGCCCTGGAACAGATCAGAGGGCCAAAAAGATCACAGGTGCCTTCGAGGCCTGCTGAGGGTTAGTCAAATACTTGAAAATCAAATGGAAAATACATGTGGGTGTATCTCAGGAAGGCATTGAGTTTGACAAATATTGAGATTTGTTTACTGAATGCAGAGACTTTTCTTTGGGACCATACTGTATGTCAATACTGTATGTCACTGACCAGCAAAGTACTGGATCACAGACATGACTGCTGGAGATTTTGGCCCAATATTAACCAGCTTTGGTGATATTGATtgatccaaaatatattttatgaacACTTTTGACTATGACCAAGCCAACAATATCACCAGAACTTGGATGTGGAGCACCAGAACAGCCCAAACCACCCAGTCAGTATGACACTGCAGTACCTTTGATATTCAGACAACCCCCACATTCCAGAGGACCACTAACAAGGCTATTCTTCAGAAGCTGTTTGGGATACATTGTGATTTGTAGATCACTGATTCTGTGCAGTGCCTTGCTTAATCCAATCCCCTTGAACATGCTGAGTAAATCCAATCAAAGGGACATAATAGCTTATGTCATCTCTAAATCAGCAATGACTAACTGGGATGAAGAGTCTAAAGTCTATATTGTCAGTAGCTGAGAGCAACAGAGCCAGTTCACTTCACAGCCTTCAATGTGGCAAAGCAAACCAGTGGTACTGGTCTCCCTCATGTGGCATTGAAGTGTAAAGCAATTTTAAATCTTGGAAAGTATGTTTGCTACGAACTCCTGCATAATGTGTGATTCTATGTgattctctgtccctctcataaAGAGCATAATATAATTTCAACTATCCAGGCACATCTccatacccatcatgaggttgctacaacctagcatatgaaagtttacaacataggtgcacaGGTCAAGATACATTTTTGTAATCAAGGTGGCACACATTGACGCATTCAAttccgccttgcacactctcgcCTGCATCGAGCTGATCTAgcgtgtaatcattagtccaacagttacaaacgagagtttctattggacaaattcaggtatgtttagcCCCGTTTCGTTTGCTcctgtttaagaaacatttttcaacagaatcgacgaaattaatacacccctgatcacacgcaaacacagttcactttcaaagCAGCGAgatcgttgtataattccttctcgcatatATGCGCTCTCCTCCCCTTTTGAAC encodes the following:
- the LOC110499144 gene encoding chondroadherin, whose amino-acid sequence is MPCVSFLLVGTCLLVLGPAVWGAPSQCPAQCHCHGDLQHVICDNVGLKKIPQVSEATRLLNLQRNNLGSLPTGSFASSKGLISLHMQHCQLHEIGGQAFKGLKKLIYLYLSNNEITSIKPGAFEDLTELTYLYLDGNRISDLPKGIFSPMINLFILQLNDNKLRDIKPGTFAGAKDLRWLHMSGNEMNSLQPGSLDDVENLAILHLDRNRLSTYPGLAMSKLRVVEELSLAKNPLRSIPDNAFQSFGRYMEKLNLDGMGLEKFSDAAFNGVTAIKSLHLDNNKLKSLPNSLEFTTITNLTLSNNPWSCTCMLAPLRKWMDSSRQRPDALCASPSSQRGKQIRDSSAFSSCKVKTKRAKKGTRH